Genomic window (Chryseobacterium sp. LJ668):
ATATTCAAACTCGCAATTACTGGAAGTTATTGTAACTGACTCAATTCCTGTGAAAACTAATTTGTCATCTAAAATAAAAGTGCTATCTTGCGCCCCATTATTTGCTGATGTGATGAAGATGGTGCATGAGCATCAATCGATTAGCAGTAAGTTTATTATCTAATTGATAATTAATGCATTGCAAACTAAATTAAACAATTTTTTAAATTTTTATAAATGAAATCTATTACAATTCAAGGTACAAAAAGAGAAAGCGTGGGCAAAAAGTCGACAAAAGCTTTACGTGATGCTGAATTAGTTCCTTGTGTTGTTACGGAGGTGGCGAGCCATTGAACTTCTCTGCTTTAGAGAAAGCGTTCAAAGGTTTGGTATATACTCCTGAAGCACACACGGTATCTATTGAAGTTGACGGACAGGTAATTCCTGCAGTTCTTCAGGATATTCAGTTTCACCCGATTACAGACAAAATCATTCATGCAGACTTCTACAGATTATCTGACGATAAGCCAGTAATTATGGAAGTTCCTGTAAGATTGACAGGTCGTTCTAAAGGTGTTGTAGCTGGTGGTGTTTTGCGTCAGTCTTTCAGAAAACTGAAAGTAAAAGCTATTCCTGCAAACTTACCAGACGAGGTGGTTGTAGACATTACTTCATTGAAGATGGTAACAAACTTTATGTTGGAAGTCTTAAGGCTGAAGGGTTCACATTTGTACACCCGGACAATGCAGTTGTTGTAGCTGTTAAAATGTCTAGAAATGCAGCTAAAGGTGGTGCAATGGCAGATGACGACGACGAGGAAGTGGCAACTGAAGTTGAAGGAGAAGCTCCAGCAACTGAAGAAGCAGCAGCTGAATAAGAATATCTTAATTACAATACAAGACCTGTCAATTTATTGGCAGGTTTTTTTGTTTTAGATGAAATCTATCACTCTATTAATCTGACAGACTTTGGATAAAAGTCGTAAATTTGACCTGTTCTAAATTAAGAACGTTTAATAATAAAAATTATAATAAATGTTTGACATTCAGGAAATAAGAAGTCAGTTTTCTATATTAAATCAGCAAGTGAATGGTAAGCCATTGGTTTACTTAGACAATGCAGCAACATCGCAAAAACCCAACTCTGTTTTAGAAGTATGGAAACAATATTATACAGAAATCAATGCCAATGTCCACAGAGGAATTCATACGTTGAGTCAATTGGCTACTGAAGAAATGGAGCTTTCAAGAAGGAAAATTCAGAAATTCATCAATGCTAAAAATGATTTTGAAGTAATTTTCACAAAGGGAACCACAGAAGGAATTAACCTCATCGCTTATATTTTAACTCAAAAAAAAAAAAAGACGACGAGATTATCATTTCATACCTGGAGCATCACTCAAATATCGTTCCTTGGCAATTGCTTTGTGAAAGAACTGTGCAAAATTAAGAGTAATTCCAATCGATCAGGAAGGAATTCTTCAGCTTGATTATTTAGATGAATTTTTAAGTGAGAAAACAAAGGTCGTTTCTGTCAATCAAGTTTCAAATGCTTTGGGGATTGTCAATCCTATTGAGAAATTATCGCAAAAACGAGAGCCAATTCTGATGCATATATCGTTATCGACGGAGCTCAGTCTGTACCGCATTTTAAAATTGATGTTCAGGCTTTAGATTGTGATTTCTTTGTGTTTTCAGGTCACAAAATGTATGCTCCGATGGGAACTGGTATTTTGTACGGAAAGCAGGCGATTTTAGAAGATTTGCCGCCATTTCATGGAGGCGGTGAGATGATTGCGGTTTGCTCATTTGATCAGACTACTTACGCAGGTTTACCTTTTAAATATGAAGCAGGAACTCCAAATGTAGGTGGGAATATCGCTTTGGGAGCCGCCGTTGATTTCATCAATAAAATAGGTCATGACAATATACAAAATCATGAAAATGCTTTGTTGGAATATGCTCAAAAACATCTCTTAGAAATTGAAGGTTTAAAAGTCTATGGCGAAAATGCCAACAGAACCGGAGTTGTTTCATTTAATCTCATCGGAATGGGAATTTCCTCAGATGTCGGAATGATTCTAGATAAAATGGGTGTTGCCGTACGAACCGGACATCACTGTACACAACCGATTATGGATTTCTTTGATATTGCTGGGACGGTGAGAGCAAGTTTTGCAGTTTACAATACATTTGAGGAGATTGATTTGTTGGTAGAGGGTGTGAAAAAAGCGCAGAGAATGTTGGCATAATTTTTCAGAAATTTAATTCAAACATAAAAAATCCCTTCAACAAAGCTGAAAGGGATTTTTTATGTTTGAATTAAATTTCTGAAAAATTATGCCAACATTCTCTGCGCTTTTTTCACACCCTCTACCAACAAATCAATCTCCTCAAATGTATTGTAAACTGCAAAACTTGCTCTCACCGTCCCAGCAATATCAAAGAAATCCATAATCGGTTGTGTACAGTGATGTCCGGTTCGTACGGCAACACCCATTTTATCTAGAATCATTCCGACATCTGAGGAAATTCCCATTCCGATGAGATTAAATGAAACAACTCCGGTTCTGTTGGCATTTTCGCCATAGACTTTTAAACCTTCAATTTCTAAGAGATGTTTTTGAGCATATTCCAACAAAGCATTTTCATGATTTTGTATATTGTCATGACCTATTTTATTGATGAAATCAACGGCGGCTCCCAAAGCGATATTCCCACCTACATTTGGAGTTCCTGCTTCATATTTAAAAGGTAAACCTGCGTAAGTAGTCTGATCAAATGAGCAAACCGCAATCATCTCACCGCCTCCATGAAATGGCGGCAAATCTTCTAAAATCGCCTGCTTTCCGTACAAAATACCAGTTCCCATCGGAGCATACATTTTGTGACCTGAAAACACAAAGAAATCACAATCTAAAGCCTGAACATCAATTTTAAAATGCGGTACAGACTGAGCTCCGTCGATAACGATATATGCATCAGAATTGGCTCTCGTTTTTGCGATAATTTCTTCAATAGGATTGACAATCCCCAAAGCATTTGAAACTTGATTGACAGAAACGACCTTTGTTTTCTCACTTAAAAATTCATCTAAATAATCAAGCTGAAGAATTCCTTCCTGATCGATTGGAATTACTCTTAATTTTGCACCAGTTCTTTCACAAAGCAATTGCCAAGGAACGATATTTGAGTGATGCTCCAGGTATGAAATGATAATCTCGTCGTCTTTTTTAATTTTTTGAGTTAAAATATAAGCGATGAGGTTAATTCCTTCTGTGGTTCCCTTTGTGAAAATTACTTCAAAATCATTTTTAGCATTGATGAATTTCTGAATTTTCCTTCTTGAAAGCTCCATTTCTTCAGTAGCCAATTGACTCAACGTATGAATTCCTCTGTGGACATTGGCATTGATTTCTGTATAATATTGTTTCCATACTTCTAAAACAGAGTTGGGTTTTTGCGATGTTGCTGCATTGTCTAAGTAAACCAATGGCTTACCATTCACTTGCTGATTTAATATAGAAAACTGACTTCTTATTTCCTGAATGTCAAACATTTATTATAATTTTTATTATTAAACGTTCTTAATTTAGAACAGGTCAAATTTACGACTTTTATCCAAAGTCTGTCAGATTAATAGAGTGATAGATTTCATCTAAAAAAAAAAACCTGCCAATAAATTGACAGGTCTTGTATTGTAATTAAGATATTCTTATTCAGCTGCTGCTTCTTCAGTTGCTGGAGCTTCTCCTTCAACTTCAGTTGCCACTTCCTCGTCGTCGTCATCTGCCATTGCACCACCTTTAGCTGCATTTCTAGACATTTTAACAGCTACAACAACTGCATTGTCCGGGTGTACAAATGTGAACCCTTCAGCCTTAAGACTTCCAACATAAAGTTTGTTACCAATCTTCAATGAAGTAATGTCTACAACCACCTCGTCTGGTAAGTTTGCAGGAATAGCTTTTACTTTCAGTTTTCTGAAAGACTGACGCAAAACACCACCAGCTACAACACCTTTAGAACGACCTGTCAATCTTACAGGAACTTCCATAATTACTGGCTTATCGTCAGATAATCTGTAGAAGTCTGCATGAATGATTTTGTCTGTAATCGGGTGAAACTGAATATCCTGAAGAACTGCAGGAATTACCTGTCCGTCAACTTCAATAGATACCGTGTGTGCTTCAGGAGTATATACCAAACCTTTGAACGCTTTCTCTAAAGCAGAGAAGTTCAATGGCTCGCCACCTCCGTAAACAACACAAGGAACTAATTCAGCATCACGTAAAGCTTTTGTCGACTTTTTGCCCACGCTTTCTCTTTTTGTACCTTGAATTGTAATAGATTTCATTTATAAAAATTTAAAAAATTGTTTTAATTTAGTTTGCAATGCATTAATTATCAATTAGATAATAAACTTACTGCTAATCGATTGATGCTCATGCACCATCTTCATCACATCAGCAAATAATGGGGCGCAAGATAGCACTTTTATTTTAGATGACAAATTAGTTTTCACAGGAATTGAGTCAGTTACAATAACTTCCAGTAATTGCGAGTTTTGAATATTGTCATATGCCTTACCGGAAAGAACTCCATGAGTCGCCATTGCCCGTACTGATAATGCTCCCTTTTCCATCAAAATATCCGCAGCTTTGCAAAGTGTACCTGCAGTATCAATCATATCATCAATAAGAATTACATTTTTACCGACAACATCGCCAATAAGGAACATTTCTTCAACCACATTTGCTTTTTTTCTTTCTTTATAAGCAATCACTACATCTGCACCTAGGTGACCGGCATAGTTTTTTGCTCTTTTTGCACCTCCCATATCCGGAGAAGCGATCGTAAGATGATCAAGATTTAAATCTCTGATATAATCAACGAAAATACTTGAAGCGTACAAATGATCCACAGGTATTTCGAAGAAGCCCTGAATTTGGTCTGCATGCAGATCCATTGTCATGATTCTTGTTGCTCCAGCAGCGGTTAAAAGATTTGCAACCAGTTTTGCTCCAATAGGCGCTCTTGGCTTGTCTTTTCTGTCTTGTCTTGCAAGCCCAAAATAAGGAAGTACTACAGTAATGCTCTTAGCAGAAGCTCTTTTAGCTGCATCAATCATCAGAAGAAGCTCTAAAAGATTGTCTGCCGGCG
Coding sequences:
- a CDS encoding cysteine desulfurase; amino-acid sequence: MFDIQEIRSQFSILNQQVNGKPLVYLDNAATSQKPNSVLEVWKQYYTEINANVHRGIHTLSQLATEEMELSRRKIQKFINAKNDFEVIFTKGTTEGINLIAYILTQKIKKDDEIIISYLEHHSNIVPWQLLCERTGAKLRVIPIDQEGILQLDYLDEFLSEKTKVVSVNQVSNALGIVNPIEEIIAKTRANSDAYIVIDGAQSVPHFKIDVQALDCDFFVFSGHKMYAPMGTGILYGKQAILEDLPPFHGGGEMIAVCSFDQTTYAGLPFKYEAGTPNVGGNIALGAAVDFINKIGHDNIQNHENALLEYAQKHLLEIEGLKVYGENANRTGVVSFNLIGMGISSDVGMILDKMGVAVRTGHHCTQPIMDFFDIAGTVRASFAVYNTFEEIDLLVEGVKKAQRMLA
- a CDS encoding ribose-phosphate pyrophosphokinase → MAEQQSYLFSTRTSKELAEKIAHHYGKELGKIIIQEFSDGEFEPVLDESVRGGRVFLIGSTFPPADNLLELLLMIDAAKRASAKSITVVLPYFGLARQDRKDKPRAPIGAKLVANLLTAAGATRIMTMDLHADQIQGFFEIPVDHLYASSIFVDYIRDLNLDHLTIASPDMGGAKRAKNYAGHLGADVVIAYKERKKANVVEEMFLIGDVVGKNVILIDDMIDTAGTLCKAADILMEKGALSVRAMATHGVLSGKAYDNIQNSQLLEVIVTDSIPVKTNLSSKIKVLSCAPLFADVMKMVHEHQSISSKFII
- a CDS encoding 50S ribosomal protein L25/general stress protein Ctc gives rise to the protein MKSITIQGTKRESVGKKSTKALRDAELVPCVVYGGGEPLNFSALEKAFKGLVYTPEAHTVSIEVDGQVIPAVLQDIQFHPITDKIIHADFYRLSDDKPVIMEVPVRLTGRSKGVVAGGVLRQSFRKLKVKAIPANLPDEVVVDITSLKIGNKLYVGSLKAEGFTFVHPDNAVVVAVKMSRNAAKGGAMADDDDEEVATEVEGEAPATEEAAAE